In the Bacteroidota bacterium genome, one interval contains:
- a CDS encoding alpha/beta fold hydrolase produces MDEQTERWCRTAHCFNMSEQGDSLVTTLDSPDQGAYGIPTTKTTFTNNVLDITIPAINGGFKGNYNPEKNEIAGVWMQGGSNLPVNLAKVDSVEPAKRLQTPVKPYPYKEEEVTFQNKMADSVTLAGTLTIPEGNGPFKAVVLVTGSGPQNRNEALLGHEPFLVLSDYLTRKGIIVLRYDDRGIAKSTGNFESATSADFATDASAAVNYLKSRKDLNISEIGIAGHSEGGLIAPLAATQNKNVDFIVLIAGPGIAGDSILYLQGDLIAKAGGYSEPAVKALNQLRHQIIQVVKTETDTAIMAKKIIALNKEFLIATSPDVLEEIQMTIADTTSSIDFYANMWMKYFISYDPRPALEKTKIPVLAINGTTDLQVPYKENLGAIEKALQVAGNKNYKIVPLENLNHLFQTSNSGSPMEYATNAESFNEHAMQVITEWILSLK; encoded by the coding sequence ATGGATGAGCAAACTGAACGTTGGTGTAGAACTGCGCATTGTTTTAATATGTCGGAACAAGGCGATTCACTAGTTACAACGCTCGACAGTCCCGACCAGGGCGCTTATGGTATTCCGACAACAAAAACTACGTTTACAAATAATGTTTTAGATATCACGATTCCTGCCATCAACGGCGGATTTAAAGGCAATTACAATCCCGAAAAAAATGAAATTGCAGGCGTATGGATGCAAGGTGGTTCAAATCTTCCGGTAAATCTTGCAAAGGTGGACTCCGTTGAGCCCGCTAAACGTTTACAAACTCCTGTAAAACCGTATCCTTATAAAGAAGAAGAAGTAACGTTTCAAAATAAAATGGCCGATAGCGTAACGTTGGCAGGAACGCTTACAATTCCCGAAGGAAATGGTCCTTTTAAAGCTGTTGTTTTGGTTACCGGTAGCGGTCCGCAAAACCGAAACGAAGCCTTGCTCGGTCATGAACCATTTTTAGTATTAAGCGATTACCTCACACGAAAAGGTATTATTGTTTTGCGTTATGATGATCGCGGGATTGCAAAATCGACAGGTAATTTTGAATCGGCAACGAGTGCAGATTTTGCGACAGACGCGAGTGCTGCAGTCAATTATTTAAAATCGCGTAAGGACCTTAATATCAGTGAAATTGGAATTGCCGGACATAGCGAAGGCGGATTAATTGCACCGCTTGCTGCAACTCAAAATAAAAATGTCGATTTTATTGTTTTAATAGCTGGGCCGGGCATTGCAGGCGATTCAATTTTGTATTTACAAGGCGATTTAATTGCAAAAGCAGGCGGTTATAGTGAACCTGCAGTAAAAGCCTTAAATCAATTGCGTCACCAAATTATTCAGGTAGTAAAAACCGAAACGGATACAGCAATTATGGCGAAAAAAATTATTGCGCTCAATAAAGAATTTCTCATAGCAACATCACCCGATGTATTGGAAGAAATTCAAATGACCATTGCCGACACAACATCAAGCATCGATTTTTATGCAAATATGTGGATGAAATATTTTATCAGTTACGACCCACGTCCTGCGCTCGAAAAAACAAAAATTCCGGTATTGGCAATTAATGGAACAACAGATTTACAAGTGCCATACAAAGAAAATCTCGGCGCAATAGAAAAAGCATTGCAGGTTGCCGGAAACAAAAATTATAAAATTGTGCCGCTGGAAAATCTCAACCATTTATTTCAAACTTCCAACAGCGGCTCACCGATGGAATATGCCACCAATGCAGAATCATTTAATGAACATGCCATGCAGGTAATCACTGAGTGGATTTTATCGCTAAAATAG